From a region of the Methylocystis hirsuta genome:
- a CDS encoding DoxX family membrane protein yields MNFIRKIARWLDAIPYSLIALFLRIVAAHPFFVSGQTKIEGPTLGREIFGLDLSFQIPTAVRSATFALFADEYKLPLISPTAAAYVASGLEFVLPLLLFLGLLTRLSASILLAMTIVIQIFVYPDAWWTVHAYWMAILTVLIARGPGAISLDHLLFRAWSPRRA; encoded by the coding sequence ATGAATTTCATAAGAAAGATCGCACGCTGGTTGGATGCGATCCCCTATTCGCTGATCGCGCTATTTCTGCGCATCGTCGCCGCGCATCCGTTCTTCGTCTCCGGTCAGACAAAGATTGAAGGACCAACTCTCGGCCGCGAAATTTTCGGTCTTGATCTGTCGTTCCAGATTCCGACAGCGGTGCGCAGCGCGACCTTCGCGCTATTCGCCGACGAATATAAACTGCCGCTCATTTCGCCGACCGCCGCCGCCTATGTGGCGAGCGGCCTCGAATTCGTCCTGCCTCTGCTGCTTTTCCTTGGGCTTTTGACGCGCTTGTCGGCGTCCATTCTTCTGGCGATGACAATCGTCATCCAGATCTTCGTTTATCCCGATGCGTGGTGGACGGTCCACGCCTATTGGATGGCGATCCTCACCGTGTTGATCGCCCGTGGGCCCGGCGCGATCTCTTTGGACCATCTGCTGTTTCGAGCGTGGTCGCCGAGGCGCGCTTAA
- a CDS encoding cold-shock protein has product MQTGIVKWFNAQKGFGFIQPESGGPDVFVHISAVERAGLMGLAEGQKLNYEIAIDRRSGKSSADQLQVAA; this is encoded by the coding sequence ATGCAGACCGGTATCGTAAAATGGTTCAACGCCCAAAAGGGCTTTGGCTTCATCCAGCCGGAGTCCGGCGGCCCGGACGTATTCGTCCACATCAGCGCGGTTGAGCGCGCGGGACTTATGGGTCTCGCAGAAGGCCAGAAGCTCAACTACGAAATCGCCATCGATCGTCGTAGCGGAAAGTCATCGGCGGATCAGCTGCAAGTCGCAGCCTAA
- a CDS encoding sensor histidine kinase translates to MRRHSLVLRIVGCLFFAQIIAFTIAWLFTIGLGLAGVDIFATSLDELSAIRAKKQVVASLAMNDAMMLEFRPTPDLLEDLARAPGMKFAAFKGLSRDPVAGSSPELVAMLRSLIEISPTHVHFVLPGDPSAIRAGLMEPLWTPFGRLHIAVYGQKFRWSDIFYVAVEDMRWLIWYFVMATVMSAVAAWFAVRWGLRPLRRAAEQAAGIDMNSLHQRLDANDVSSEVGPLVDAVNDALARLDAGVARQKRFAANAAHELRTPVNVLGVRLDAPEEPTFKNDLKRDHRRIRNIVEQLLASARLGEQTTKLDETINLVELARTMIADAALLALKARRRIVLESPSAPVLVKGNRPALESVIANVIDNALRAEPEGGAVHVRVAENATLEVIDHGCGVEEADREMVFEAFWRKNETTPGTGLGLAVAKEIVDAHGGHIWVEDTPGGGATFKLEFPRSNAN, encoded by the coding sequence TTGAGACGACATTCTCTCGTATTGCGTATTGTCGGCTGTCTATTCTTTGCTCAGATCATCGCCTTTACGATCGCTTGGCTCTTTACGATCGGCCTTGGCCTCGCAGGCGTCGACATTTTCGCCACTTCGCTCGACGAGTTGTCGGCGATTCGCGCAAAAAAGCAGGTCGTCGCCTCATTAGCGATGAATGACGCAATGATGCTGGAGTTCAGGCCGACGCCCGACTTGCTCGAAGACCTGGCGCGCGCCCCCGGCATGAAGTTCGCCGCCTTCAAAGGTCTGAGCCGCGATCCCGTTGCAGGCTCATCGCCCGAGCTTGTCGCGATGCTGAGGTCGCTCATCGAGATCAGTCCGACCCATGTGCATTTTGTTTTGCCGGGCGATCCGAGCGCCATCCGTGCAGGCCTTATGGAGCCGCTGTGGACTCCCTTTGGCAGGCTCCACATCGCCGTCTACGGACAGAAATTCCGCTGGAGCGACATTTTCTACGTCGCCGTCGAGGACATGCGCTGGTTGATCTGGTACTTTGTCATGGCGACCGTAATGTCAGCAGTCGCAGCCTGGTTCGCGGTGCGATGGGGATTGAGGCCGCTCAGACGCGCGGCGGAACAAGCCGCCGGCATCGACATGAACTCCCTGCACCAACGCCTCGACGCAAATGACGTATCGAGCGAAGTCGGACCGCTCGTTGACGCGGTAAACGACGCCTTGGCGCGGCTCGACGCTGGCGTCGCCCGACAGAAGCGCTTTGCGGCAAATGCGGCCCATGAACTCCGCACCCCCGTCAATGTTCTTGGCGTACGGCTCGACGCGCCGGAGGAACCGACCTTCAAGAACGATCTGAAACGGGACCATCGTCGGATACGCAACATCGTCGAGCAGCTGCTCGCTTCGGCCAGGCTCGGAGAACAAACGACAAAGCTCGATGAAACGATCAATCTCGTCGAGTTGGCGCGAACGATGATCGCAGACGCGGCGCTTCTCGCGTTGAAGGCGCGACGCCGGATCGTTCTGGAGTCGCCGAGCGCGCCGGTGCTCGTCAAGGGGAATCGGCCGGCGCTCGAGTCGGTCATCGCGAATGTCATCGACAATGCTCTTCGCGCCGAGCCGGAAGGCGGCGCGGTTCATGTTCGTGTCGCCGAGAACGCTACGCTCGAAGTGATCGATCACGGTTGCGGCGTCGAAGAAGCGGACCGAGAAATGGTCTTCGAGGCATTCTGGCGAAAGAACGAAACCACTCCCGGCACGGGCCTTGGCCTGGCCGTCGCCAAGGAAATCGTGGACGCACACGGCGGCCATATCTGGGTCGAGGACACGCCCGGCGGCGGCGCGACGTTCAAGCTGGAGTTTCCGCGATCGAATGCGAATTGA
- a CDS encoding response regulator transcription factor, whose product MRILLVEDELDAARLTASLVAQAGFDVDQASCLSAAREAVEGSNYDLLLLDRRLPDGDGLSLMPLARQLRPGIRVMVLTAMDDTGEKVSSFDLGADDYVTKPFQGEELVARIRACVRRPGSGAPKPIVVGALSFDLTTRDVRISNKIVTLHRRELVLLDSLLRRVNRVVSRETLLDEVFSPHDDVQDNTLDTAVSRLRRRLIAWDAGVVIHTVRGVGYMATEPFN is encoded by the coding sequence ATGCGAATATTGTTGGTTGAAGACGAACTGGATGCGGCGCGGTTGACGGCGTCGTTAGTCGCCCAGGCCGGTTTCGACGTTGATCAAGCCAGCTGTCTGAGCGCTGCGCGAGAAGCCGTCGAAGGCTCCAATTACGACCTCCTCCTGCTCGATCGTCGTCTGCCTGATGGCGATGGGCTGTCGCTCATGCCGCTTGCGCGGCAACTGCGGCCGGGCATTCGCGTCATGGTGCTGACGGCAATGGATGACACGGGAGAAAAGGTGTCGAGCTTCGATCTCGGCGCGGACGACTATGTGACGAAGCCATTCCAGGGAGAGGAGTTGGTCGCGAGAATACGGGCCTGCGTTCGGCGTCCGGGAAGCGGCGCGCCAAAGCCGATCGTCGTGGGCGCGCTATCTTTTGACCTCACGACGCGCGACGTCCGTATCTCGAACAAAATCGTCACGCTGCACCGGCGAGAATTGGTTCTGCTCGATTCGCTTCTACGGCGGGTCAATCGTGTGGTTTCGCGCGAGACTCTTCTCGACGAGGTCTTCTCTCCACACGACGACGTTCAGGACAATACGCTCGACACGGCCGTCTCCCGCTTGCGGCGACGGCTCATCGCATGGGATGCCGGAGTCGTCATCCACACTGTTCGCGGCGTTGGCTATATGGCGACGGAGCCGTTCAATTGA
- a CDS encoding TonB-dependent siderophore receptor, with product MNSSVLLCGVASGALTLLISYDARAQQALPTIDVGGARRAPTTRGAGEPNSTPSAAAAGQAAASEPGVASRFPSEPKTPEEGYVVRNASTGTKADIPIRETPVTINVVPKQVMIDQNDTNIQEALENVPSVHSNSNELEGYNFTIRGFRSLYIYRNNLAIPAGEGNPGGFDTANLERIEVLKGPASVLYGRAEPGGLINLITKQPLDQPLFRVEQQIGSFDHYRTQWDISQPVAQVPGLAYRVSGAYQTNGSFRAFQGGERVLIAPVVSYRPSDWTEFTVDTQFLGQHAQSDTGVPIFGARPAPIPLSRSFQEPNDPRDRVDSFNIGYKFRQNLNEDWKVTNRFNYAATPYFSKPNVVGFCADPTFCVDADGRTLQRYVQYQFLDGNAFSTNIDLEGKFVALGGKHIFLMGLDYLNGYYDYYFSNGAGTFPIDMYSPVYGTVPSFAYWDAKIGTGFKGHSSVLTRQKGFYVQDHVTWFDTLHVMLGARYDVGDVTVGSVDGGFDPVTDAPLYNSSKQLAIADRLASPTLVDTAWSPRAGVVYDVLPELSVYGSYSQSFGLNNGISADGQPFPAQRGKQWEVGLKSEPLPGLSATLAFYQITKSGVLTRDFSSPNPAAVSAGGLQRSRGIELDVMGRVYDRIAIIANYAYMDAKVISDSAKDPLDPYGSGFLYNHLVNAPRHAGKIFATYDFGENGLGLRAGVGVTASTHVWGDLQNTFLLPGWARLDGFASYATLVEGHKVTAQLNLKNINNAQYFTGVDNYFNASARFNALPAPPFTATGQIRVEF from the coding sequence ATGAACTCGTCCGTTCTACTGTGCGGCGTCGCCTCCGGCGCGCTGACCTTGCTCATCTCTTATGACGCCCGCGCCCAACAAGCGCTGCCGACGATCGACGTTGGTGGAGCGCGTCGCGCGCCGACGACACGCGGCGCGGGAGAGCCCAATTCGACGCCGAGCGCGGCCGCCGCCGGCCAAGCGGCCGCTTCTGAGCCGGGGGTTGCATCTCGCTTCCCAAGCGAGCCGAAGACGCCCGAGGAAGGCTATGTCGTGCGAAACGCCTCGACAGGCACAAAGGCGGATATTCCGATCAGGGAGACGCCTGTCACGATCAATGTCGTTCCCAAGCAGGTCATGATCGACCAGAACGACACCAATATCCAAGAAGCTCTCGAAAATGTGCCCAGCGTTCATTCGAACAGCAACGAGCTGGAAGGCTACAATTTCACCATTCGCGGATTTAGAAGCCTTTACATCTATCGCAATAACCTCGCGATACCGGCTGGCGAGGGCAATCCAGGCGGGTTCGACACAGCCAACCTCGAGCGCATCGAGGTCTTGAAAGGTCCGGCCTCCGTTCTCTACGGGCGCGCGGAACCAGGAGGCCTGATAAATCTCATCACCAAGCAACCATTGGATCAGCCGCTCTTTCGCGTTGAACAGCAGATCGGCTCTTTCGATCATTATCGCACGCAGTGGGATATTTCGCAGCCGGTGGCGCAAGTCCCCGGTCTCGCTTACCGCGTTTCCGGCGCTTACCAGACCAACGGTTCGTTCCGCGCCTTTCAGGGTGGCGAGCGCGTGCTCATCGCGCCGGTCGTCAGCTATCGACCGAGCGACTGGACGGAGTTTACCGTCGACACGCAATTTCTCGGTCAACATGCCCAAAGCGATACAGGCGTCCCGATTTTTGGCGCCCGTCCCGCGCCGATCCCGTTGAGCCGCTCCTTTCAGGAGCCAAACGACCCGCGCGACCGGGTCGACAGCTTCAACATTGGCTACAAATTCAGACAAAACCTCAATGAAGATTGGAAGGTCACCAACCGTTTTAATTACGCGGCGACGCCATATTTTTCTAAGCCCAATGTCGTAGGCTTTTGCGCGGATCCGACATTCTGCGTTGACGCCGATGGCCGCACGCTGCAGCGCTACGTGCAATATCAGTTCCTGGACGGCAATGCCTTCTCAACGAATATCGATTTAGAAGGCAAATTTGTCGCGCTCGGCGGAAAGCATATTTTCCTGATGGGGCTCGATTATCTAAACGGCTATTACGACTATTATTTCAGTAATGGAGCCGGAACCTTCCCCATCGATATGTACTCTCCGGTTTATGGAACCGTCCCGTCTTTTGCCTATTGGGATGCGAAGATCGGCACTGGTTTCAAGGGCCATTCGTCCGTCCTCACGCGGCAAAAGGGCTTCTATGTTCAGGACCATGTGACGTGGTTCGATACGCTGCATGTGATGCTCGGCGCGCGTTATGATGTTGGCGACGTGACGGTCGGAAGCGTGGATGGCGGCTTCGATCCCGTGACGGATGCGCCTCTCTACAATTCGAGCAAACAGTTGGCGATCGCTGATCGTCTCGCTTCGCCAACGCTGGTCGATACGGCTTGGAGCCCGCGTGCGGGCGTCGTCTACGATGTCTTGCCCGAGCTCAGTGTTTACGGGAGCTATTCGCAATCATTTGGCCTGAACAACGGCATCTCCGCCGATGGGCAGCCGTTTCCGGCGCAGCGCGGCAAGCAATGGGAAGTTGGCCTAAAGTCGGAGCCCCTTCCGGGCCTATCGGCGACGCTCGCCTTCTATCAAATCACCAAGTCCGGCGTTCTGACCCGTGATTTTTCCTCGCCTAATCCAGCCGCCGTTTCGGCGGGAGGTTTGCAACGTAGCCGCGGAATCGAGCTCGACGTTATGGGGCGGGTTTACGATCGCATCGCGATCATCGCCAATTATGCGTATATGGACGCGAAGGTGATTTCAGACTCCGCTAAGGATCCCCTGGATCCGTACGGCAGCGGCTTTCTGTATAATCACCTCGTCAATGCGCCGCGCCACGCGGGAAAAATATTCGCCACTTACGATTTCGGCGAAAATGGCCTTGGCTTACGCGCAGGCGTCGGCGTAACCGCCTCGACGCATGTGTGGGGCGATCTGCAAAATACTTTTCTGCTGCCCGGATGGGCGCGGCTCGACGGATTCGCCAGCTACGCGACGCTTGTCGAAGGCCATAAGGTCACCGCGCAGCTCAATCTCAAGAACATCAACAATGCGCAATATTTTACCGGCGTCGACAATTACTTTAACGCGTCGGCGCGTTTCAACGCGCTGCCCGCCCCGCCTTTCACCGCGACAGGCCAGATCAGAGTGGAGTTCTAG
- a CDS encoding PepSY-associated TM helix domain-containing protein — protein sequence MPRALFVWLHRWAGLAMAGFLIVVGLTGSLLAFWLEINQWLTPELYPGPRAGIELDAAALARRAETLVPGAQPRTVYLGYPGSAQIGMEARDGAPLLDFEYIHLDPIDGRELGRVTWHGLPRRKNDIMPFVYGLHMYLAMSGIGEWILGAVALIWTIDCFVGFYLTLPAPSERSRKGFFARWTPSWQVKLRSSFYRANFDLHRASGLWLWAMLLVYAWSSVFFTLPNFYTRATQLVLDYEPPVWAQAGTPQTDARPPMEWEAAQATGERLMADMAREHDFAIERPLALYNLREKGLYEYRVRSSRDIGDKAGSTSILFDSRSGELKTLSLPTGHRSGTTLTTWLVELHTANLFGLPYRIFVCALGLVVAMLSVTGVYIWWKKRSARLAHVRRTEPRPAPAERTPA from the coding sequence ATGCCGCGCGCGCTGTTCGTATGGCTGCATCGCTGGGCGGGACTGGCGATGGCGGGCTTTTTGATCGTGGTCGGGCTGACGGGAAGCCTGCTCGCCTTCTGGCTTGAGATCAATCAATGGCTCACGCCCGAGCTCTATCCCGGCCCCCGCGCCGGGATAGAGCTTGACGCAGCAGCCCTCGCAAGGCGTGCTGAAACCTTGGTGCCGGGCGCGCAACCGCGCACCGTGTATCTCGGCTACCCTGGTTCCGCTCAGATCGGCATGGAGGCGCGCGATGGCGCGCCGCTGCTCGACTTCGAATACATCCATCTCGATCCGATCGATGGCCGTGAACTCGGGCGCGTCACATGGCATGGGCTGCCCAGACGCAAGAACGACATCATGCCCTTCGTCTACGGCCTGCACATGTATCTCGCGATGAGCGGCATCGGCGAGTGGATTCTCGGCGCGGTGGCGCTCATCTGGACGATCGACTGCTTCGTCGGCTTCTATCTGACGTTGCCCGCGCCGAGCGAACGCTCACGCAAAGGGTTCTTCGCGCGCTGGACGCCGTCATGGCAGGTGAAGCTCAGAAGCTCCTTCTATCGCGCCAACTTCGATCTGCATCGCGCGAGCGGCCTGTGGCTCTGGGCGATGCTCCTCGTCTACGCCTGGTCGAGCGTGTTTTTCACGCTGCCGAATTTCTATACGCGCGCAACGCAGCTCGTTCTCGATTACGAGCCGCCGGTCTGGGCGCAGGCGGGAACGCCGCAGACCGACGCGCGTCCGCCCATGGAATGGGAGGCGGCGCAGGCGACCGGCGAGCGGCTGATGGCCGATATGGCGCGCGAGCACGACTTTGCGATCGAACGACCGCTGGCGCTCTACAATCTGCGCGAAAAGGGCCTTTACGAATATCGCGTGCGCTCGTCGCGCGACATTGGCGACAAGGCGGGCTCGACCTCGATCCTGTTCGATTCGCGCTCAGGCGAACTGAAGACCCTCAGCCTGCCGACCGGCCATCGCAGCGGAACGACGCTGACCACCTGGCTCGTCGAGCTGCACACGGCCAATCTCTTCGGTCTTCCCTACCGCATCTTCGTCTGCGCGCTGGGGCTCGTCGTGGCGATGCTCTCCGTCACCGGCGTTTACATCTGGTGGAAGAAGCGTTCGGCGCGGCTGGCGCATGTGCGGCGGACGGAGCCGCGGCCGGCGCCGGCGGAGCGAACGCCCGCGTAA